A genomic segment from uncultured Marinifilum sp. encodes:
- a CDS encoding AIR synthase related protein has product MRKDERYNLRGVSASKEDVHNAIKNLDKGLFPNAFCKVVPDYLTGDSQYCNIMHADGAGTKSSLAYMYWKETGDLSVWKGIAQDALIMNIDDLLCVGAVDNILLSSTIGRNKNLIPGEVISQIINGTEELLAEYAKLGVNIHATGGETADVGDLVRTIIVDSTVTCRMKREDVITNEKIQAGDVIVGLSSSGKASYETEYNGGMGSNGLTSARHDVFSKYLAEKYPESYDNSVPDDLVYSGNCKLTDKVEGVDIDAGKLVLSATRTYAPIVKKILDQYRSKIHGMIHCSGGAQTKVLNFVDNLHIVKDNMFEVPPLFQLIKEQSGTSWDEMYKVFNMGHRFELYVPQEIANDIIAISKEFDVDAKIIGHCEANQGKKLTVKSEFGEFVY; this is encoded by the coding sequence ATGAGAAAAGACGAAAGATACAATCTAAGAGGAGTTTCGGCTTCGAAAGAAGATGTTCACAATGCCATTAAGAATCTCGATAAAGGATTGTTCCCCAATGCCTTTTGTAAAGTAGTTCCCGATTACCTTACCGGCGATTCACAATATTGTAACATAATGCATGCCGATGGAGCAGGAACAAAATCATCGCTTGCATATATGTACTGGAAAGAAACTGGCGATCTGTCGGTTTGGAAAGGTATCGCGCAAGATGCATTAATCATGAATATTGATGATTTATTATGTGTGGGCGCCGTTGATAACATTCTTTTGTCATCTACAATTGGTCGAAATAAAAACTTAATTCCTGGAGAAGTAATTTCACAAATTATTAACGGAACTGAAGAACTACTTGCCGAATATGCAAAGCTAGGTGTTAATATTCACGCAACAGGTGGCGAAACAGCAGATGTTGGCGATTTGGTAAGAACCATTATTGTCGATTCAACTGTTACTTGTCGTATGAAACGCGAAGATGTAATTACAAACGAAAAAATTCAGGCCGGAGATGTAATTGTTGGCTTATCTTCATCAGGAAAAGCAAGCTACGAAACAGAATATAATGGTGGAATGGGTTCCAACGGACTAACTTCGGCTCGTCATGATGTGTTTTCTAAATATTTGGCAGAAAAATATCCTGAAAGTTACGACAATTCGGTTCCTGACGATTTGGTATACTCAGGTAATTGTAAACTTACCGATAAAGTAGAAGGTGTTGATATTGATGCAGGAAAACTAGTTCTTTCTGCTACAAGAACCTATGCTCCAATTGTAAAAAAGATTTTAGATCAATACAGATCTAAAATTCATGGTATGATACATTGTTCGGGTGGTGCGCAAACAAAAGTTTTAAATTTTGTCGATAATTTACACATAGTAAAAGACAATATGTTCGAAGTTCCTCCTTTGTTTCAGCTAATTAAAGAGCAAAGCGGAACATCTTGGGACGAAATGTATAAAGTTTTTAATATGGGACATCGATTCGAATTGTATGTTCCTCAGGAAATTGCCAACGATATTATTGCAATCTCAAAAGAATTTGATGTAGACGCAAAAATTATCGGACATTGCGAAGCTAACCAAGGAAAAAAACTTACTGTAAAAAGCGAATTTGGTGAGTTTGTTTACTAG